In Thiospirochaeta perfilievii, a single window of DNA contains:
- a CDS encoding ATP-dependent helicase has product MDYLSGLNDQQHKAVTFQGGPLLLLAGAGSGKTRVITTRIAYLIDQLGFSPYSILAVTFTNKAAGEMRERVNSMVPGAENVMIKTFHSFGAWMLRRNGDSLGLKSSFTIYDDDDVNALIKSLVPTASRSEIKQFARDISRCKDDNLSPDDNLTHINSHPNFNNIYLRYEARLKEIGNVDFGDLISLPKKLLSTNKEISSRFQSRFKVILVDEYQDTNRAQFELLQNLTGEDTWVCVVGDDDQSIYKFRGAEVRNILDFDKMFPGTQVIKLEENYRSTGHILSIASAVVKNNLNRLGKTLWTSKGDGLKPTIKYLENGEAEAEFIASKLVDGDLNETAILYRTNAQSRQLESTFIRSGIPYKIIGTLRFYEREEIKDTLALLSFILNSKDEIAFRRVINKPVRGIGKTSLDKIILDSRNYDNDYLETILKTTLLKGKAKKGCTEFYDFISELKELDFTQDLGHFIRRVIEDSGLLDYHRSQDEAIGSGKVDNLEELINSSSKYSGDSALSDFLEAVELDQSSFNRDDEEDDTPKVTLITMHNTKGLEFDRVFITGMENGLFPRSEKLEDDDELEEERRLFYVSITRARKELCFTSCKSRILHGKFIDSSPSIFLGEIPEDFVIGDTPSNSNSFTNSTFKRGDNVYHDDYGSGYIIKVTDNGKHELVLVKFETGQVKQFIPEFSPLEKIARY; this is encoded by the coding sequence ATGGACTATTTAAGTGGTTTAAATGACCAACAACATAAGGCTGTAACATTTCAAGGTGGGCCTCTACTTCTATTAGCAGGGGCTGGCTCAGGTAAAACCAGGGTAATAACTACTAGAATTGCCTACTTAATTGATCAACTTGGGTTTAGTCCATACTCTATTTTAGCTGTTACCTTTACTAATAAGGCTGCAGGAGAGATGAGGGAGAGGGTCAACTCCATGGTTCCTGGAGCAGAAAATGTAATGATAAAAACATTTCACTCCTTTGGTGCATGGATGTTACGTAGAAATGGAGACTCTCTTGGGCTTAAGTCATCCTTTACAATATACGATGACGATGATGTTAATGCTCTAATTAAGAGTTTAGTACCTACAGCCTCTAGAAGTGAGATAAAACAGTTTGCTAGGGATATCTCCAGGTGTAAAGATGACAACCTATCTCCAGATGATAACTTAACCCATATAAACTCTCACCCTAATTTTAATAATATCTACTTAAGATATGAGGCTAGATTAAAAGAGATAGGAAATGTTGATTTTGGGGACCTTATATCCCTACCTAAAAAGTTGTTATCAACCAATAAAGAGATTAGTTCTAGGTTTCAATCCAGATTTAAAGTTATATTAGTAGATGAGTATCAGGATACAAATAGAGCACAATTTGAGCTTCTACAAAATTTAACTGGAGAGGATACATGGGTCTGTGTTGTAGGTGACGATGATCAATCTATATATAAGTTTAGGGGAGCTGAAGTCCGAAATATTTTGGATTTTGATAAGATGTTCCCAGGAACCCAGGTTATTAAACTAGAAGAGAACTACAGAAGTACAGGACATATCTTATCAATAGCCTCTGCGGTTGTAAAAAACAACCTAAATAGGTTGGGTAAAACCCTCTGGACTAGTAAGGGTGATGGTTTAAAACCTACAATTAAATACCTAGAAAATGGAGAGGCCGAGGCGGAGTTTATAGCTAGCAAACTAGTTGATGGGGATCTTAATGAAACCGCAATACTTTACAGAACAAACGCCCAGTCTAGACAGTTAGAATCAACCTTTATTCGAAGTGGAATACCCTATAAAATAATTGGAACCCTACGGTTTTATGAGAGAGAAGAGATAAAAGATACTCTAGCTCTACTATCTTTTATCCTAAACTCTAAGGATGAGATAGCCTTTAGAAGGGTTATAAACAAACCTGTAAGGGGAATAGGAAAGACATCTTTAGATAAAATTATCTTAGATAGTAGAAACTATGATAATGACTACCTAGAAACCATATTAAAAACAACTCTATTAAAGGGTAAGGCAAAAAAAGGTTGCACAGAGTTCTACGACTTTATATCGGAACTTAAAGAGCTAGATTTCACCCAGGATTTAGGACACTTTATTCGAAGGGTTATAGAGGATAGTGGTCTTCTTGATTATCACCGAAGCCAGGATGAAGCTATCGGTTCTGGTAAGGTCGACAACCTAGAGGAGTTAATTAACTCATCAAGTAAGTATAGTGGTGATTCTGCATTATCAGATTTTTTAGAAGCAGTAGAGCTTGATCAGTCTTCATTTAATCGAGATGATGAAGAGGATGATACTCCTAAGGTAACCCTAATAACTATGCATAATACTAAGGGTTTAGAGTTTGATAGGGTATTTATTACTGGGATGGAAAATGGTCTATTCCCTAGAAGTGAAAAGCTAGAGGACGATGATGAACTAGAAGAGGAGCGTCGACTATTTTATGTAAGTATTACAAGGGCAAGAAAAGAGCTTTGTTTTACAAGTTGTAAAAGTAGAATACTCCACGGTAAGTTTATAGATAGCTCTCCATCTATCTTTCTTGGGGAGATCCCCGAGGATTTTGTTATAGGGGATACCCCATCAAATAGTAACTCCTTTACAAACTCAACATTTAAAAGAGGTGATAATGTCTACCATGATGATTATGGTTCAGGCTATATAATAAAGGTTACCGATAATGGTAAACATGAACTTGTCTTAGTGAAATTTGAAACAGGACAGGTAAAACAATTTATACCAGAGTTCTCTCCTTTAGAGAAAATAGCAAGGTATTAA
- a CDS encoding alpha-amylase family glycosyl hydrolase, whose protein sequence is MKKLVVIIISFTFLLSSCKTNEVVKQSNEEKWFDSSVIYEVNIRQYTKSGTFNAFREHLPRLKELGVDILWLMPINPISEKNRKGTLGSYYSISDYKKVNPEFGTIDDFNLLVTQAHNLGMKIILDWVPNHTGWDNNWINEHPEWYTREGGKIIHPAGTDWTDVADLNYDNFEMRDAMIDSMAFWVTNSDVDGFRCDVAGSVPSDFWNKASMELNSIKPLFMLAEDSSNYALLQTAFNSNYNWPMLHAMEKAATGSGQKAAIKDIIRQVESRYPSGTFPMNFITNHDENSWNGTAYNRFGNSKDLMTALTFLIPGIPLIYSGQEAGLDRSLKFFEKDEISWADLSESELLKKLISIKKENTSLYNGAAGGTIKFINCTERSILAFIREREDSRVLFIGNFNKEKKEFNLREFSQPSEYRNGFTDEVVDIATNQGFSLEGFEFKIYVK, encoded by the coding sequence ATGAAAAAATTAGTAGTTATTATAATTAGTTTTACTTTTTTGTTATCCTCATGTAAAACAAATGAAGTTGTAAAACAGAGTAATGAAGAGAAGTGGTTTGATTCCTCAGTTATTTACGAAGTAAATATAAGGCAGTATACTAAGTCAGGTACATTTAATGCCTTTAGGGAGCACCTTCCTAGACTTAAGGAGCTAGGAGTTGACATCTTATGGCTAATGCCAATAAACCCAATTTCAGAAAAAAATAGAAAAGGGACATTAGGATCCTACTACTCTATTTCTGATTATAAAAAAGTAAATCCTGAATTTGGAACTATTGATGATTTTAATCTATTAGTCACACAGGCTCATAATTTAGGAATGAAAATTATTTTGGATTGGGTTCCTAATCATACAGGCTGGGATAACAATTGGATAAATGAACATCCAGAATGGTATACAAGAGAAGGTGGAAAAATAATACACCCTGCTGGTACTGATTGGACTGATGTAGCCGACCTTAACTATGATAACTTTGAGATGAGAGATGCAATGATTGATTCCATGGCATTTTGGGTTACAAATAGTGATGTAGATGGATTTAGATGTGATGTAGCAGGTAGTGTTCCCTCTGATTTTTGGAATAAAGCCTCAATGGAATTAAACAGTATTAAACCTCTATTTATGTTAGCGGAGGACTCTTCTAACTACGCCCTATTACAGACAGCATTTAATAGTAACTATAATTGGCCTATGCTTCACGCTATGGAGAAGGCTGCAACTGGAAGTGGTCAAAAAGCCGCAATAAAAGATATAATTAGACAGGTAGAAAGCCGTTATCCTAGTGGAACATTTCCTATGAACTTTATTACTAACCACGATGAAAATTCTTGGAATGGAACAGCTTATAATAGATTTGGTAATAGTAAGGATTTAATGACAGCTCTTACTTTTTTAATTCCTGGAATACCTCTAATCTACTCAGGACAGGAGGCTGGTTTAGATAGATCCCTAAAGTTTTTTGAGAAGGACGAAATTTCTTGGGCTGATTTATCAGAGAGTGAGTTACTTAAAAAACTAATTAGTATTAAAAAAGAGAATACGTCGTTATATAATGGTGCTGCTGGAGGGACCATTAAATTTATAAATTGTACAGAAAGGTCTATATTAGCGTTTATTCGAGAACGAGAAGATAGTCGTGTACTGTTTATTGGTAACTTTAATAAGGAGAAAAAAGAGTTTAATTTAAGAGAGTTTTCTCAGCCTTCTGAGTACAGAAATGGTTTTACCGATGAAGTTGTAGATATTGCAACAAATCAAGGTTTTTCTCTTGAAGGTTTTGAGTTTAAAATCTATGTAAAATAG
- the rplM gene encoding 50S ribosomal protein L13 gives MKTIFVKPAEVERNWYIIDAKDVTLGKVAVKAAMLLKGKHKACYTPHQEVGDYVIIINAEKAALSANKKKDKMYYEHSGFMGGMKAYNYETLMSKRPTAPMEKAVKGMLSSGPLANQLFRNLKVYAGETHPHVAQQPIAVEV, from the coding sequence ATGAAAACTATATTCGTAAAACCTGCTGAAGTAGAGAGAAATTGGTATATTATTGATGCCAAGGACGTTACTTTAGGTAAGGTAGCAGTAAAAGCTGCTATGTTATTAAAAGGAAAGCATAAAGCTTGTTATACTCCACACCAAGAAGTTGGAGATTATGTAATTATAATTAATGCTGAGAAAGCAGCTCTTTCTGCTAATAAGAAGAAAGATAAGATGTACTATGAACACTCTGGATTCATGGGTGGTATGAAGGCTTATAACTACGAAACATTAATGAGTAAAAGACCAACAGCTCCAATGGAAAAAGCTGTTAAAGGTATGTTATCAAGTGGACCACTTGCTAACCAGCTTTTTAGAAACTTAAAAGTATATGCAGGTGAGACTCACCCACATGTAGCACAACAGCCAATAGCTGTTGAAGTGTAA
- the rpsI gene encoding 30S ribosomal protein S9 → MKNLAHGTGRRKTSVARVYLREGNGTIIVNGKEIKEFFPVDEHVIQVELPLNVTDSLGKYNVVVTVKGGGISGQAGAIRHGLSRALVQLDETNRASLKANGFLTRDSRMVERKKFGQKGARRKFQFSKR, encoded by the coding sequence ATTAAGAACTTAGCACACGGAACAGGAAGAAGAAAAACTTCAGTTGCCAGAGTATACCTTAGAGAAGGTAACGGAACTATAATAGTAAATGGAAAGGAAATCAAAGAGTTCTTTCCAGTTGATGAGCATGTTATCCAAGTTGAACTACCATTAAACGTTACGGATAGCTTAGGAAAATACAATGTCGTTGTGACAGTAAAAGGTGGAGGAATCTCTGGTCAAGCTGGTGCAATTAGACATGGTTTATCTAGAGCTTTAGTTCAGTTAGATGAAACTAACAGAGCATCTTTAAAGGCTAATGGATTCTTAACAAGAGATTCTAGAATGGTTGAGAGAAAGAAGTTTGGACAAAAAGGTGCCAGAAGAAAATTCCAATTCTCAAAACGTTAA
- a CDS encoding acylphosphatase has product MKAIKGNITGKVQGVGFRMYIYRQADRLGLSGWVSNNPNGTVDFHAEGSDVELSYFTDLVRRGNDFCDVESLEYTECETENLTTFKVID; this is encoded by the coding sequence ATGAAGGCAATAAAAGGAAATATAACTGGTAAAGTCCAAGGTGTTGGCTTTAGAATGTATATATATAGACAAGCTGATAGATTAGGTCTATCTGGCTGGGTAAGTAATAATCCTAATGGCACTGTAGACTTTCATGCAGAGGGAAGTGACGTAGAGCTTAGTTATTTTACTGACTTAGTTAGAAGGGGTAACGATTTTTGTGATGTCGAAAGCCTAGAGTATACAGAGTGTGAAACTGAAAATTTAACAACTTTTAAGGTTATAGATTAA
- a CDS encoding NAD(P)-binding domain-containing protein: MKSIGFIGLGEMGYALLSNLMSTNSLDSYNVLIYNRSINKAKSIKTVTLL; encoded by the coding sequence ATGAAGAGTATAGGGTTTATCGGCTTAGGAGAGATGGGTTACGCATTATTAAGTAATTTAATGTCTACAAATAGTTTAGATAGTTATAATGTTTTAATATACAATAGATCTATTAATAAAGCTAAAAGTATAAAAACAGTTACCCTTCTCTAA